The Acidobacteriota bacterium genome window below encodes:
- a CDS encoding (2Fe-2S)-binding protein, with product MFVLKFDADRASRVFGYSLKGTKEGCSEGECGACTVLIDGAPADSCLLATAALEGRHVRTVEGLSAGDTLSALQQQFVAKGAIQCGFCTPGFLMTLTALLEENPTPLRSEVKDAISGNICRCTGYRQIVDAVIATFSDEETT from the coding sequence ATTTTCGTTCTGAAATTCGATGCGGATCGTGCGTCCCGCGTCTTCGGCTACTCCCTCAAGGGCACGAAAGAAGGCTGCAGCGAGGGTGAATGCGGGGCCTGTACGGTCCTCATCGATGGTGCGCCAGCCGATTCCTGCCTGTTGGCCACTGCAGCACTCGAGGGCCGCCATGTCCGCACCGTCGAGGGACTCTCGGCCGGCGACACGCTCAGCGCCCTCCAGCAACAGTTCGTGGCGAAGGGAGCCATCCAATGCGGTTTCTGCACTCCTGGCTTTCTGATGACACTCACCGCTCTTCTGGAAGAGAATCCGACTCCCCTCAGATCAGAGGTCAAGGACGCGATCTCCGGGAATATCTGCCGGTGCACCGGGTATCGCCAGATCGTCGATGCGGTCATCGCGACGTTCAGTGACGAGGAGACCACATGA
- a CDS encoding DUF917 family protein, translating into MLVLPCPDLLRTETALAVIGPRAFGLDLDYEPAC; encoded by the coding sequence GTGCTCGTCCTCCCCTGCCCTGACCTCCTGCGAACCGAGACGGCCCTCGCTGTCATCGGCCCACGCGCGTTCGGACTCGATCTCGACTACGAACCGGCCTGCTGA